GGCAGCGACGGACTTATACATCTATCGATGAGTTTATAAGAATAGATACCTAAACAATCTCCTCCCCCATCACTCATGCAGGTTACTGTGACATTAGTAACATTTGTATATGCAATACCTAGAGTATTGGTACTATCTGGATCATTTGGAAGAGGAATATCTAGTACAACATCTACACCGTTTGTCGTGATAGTAACACTAAGGCCACAGGCAGAATCCTCTCCTATAGAAATTTCTCCAGACAATAGACCTCTAAAGTTCCCACCAAAGATCGGCATAGATTGACCACAAGTAAGGTTTATGTTACCATTTCGTGAATCAATTTCCATCGGACAATCGCAGCAAGCTATCTTTTCCGTACTGACCGTCTTAGTACTTCCGCAACAGGAGGATTTTGAAACATAGGCACCCATAAAAGAACCTCTTTTCATAATTTGTTTGGAGTATTGTATGCAAAGTTATATATTTTTGATTAGACGGGTACGTAAAAATTCTTAGGTGAACTGACGTCAACAAGTAAACTGCAACGTACAGCGATCACCGTTATTTTATCTGTAACAATGTAGTATAGAAATTGAGGTATATAAAAACTATTTAACCCACCTTTCACACATGAAATTTAATAAAACACAACATCCAATATGTTGGTTACTCAAAAAAATCCCTAGATAATTCTAGGGATTAGAAAAATGAAAAAAAGAAATATGGTTATGTACAACCACGATCTAATTTATCACATAATTGTAAATATATAGTTTTGTATTTTTGGATTTATTGTGAACTTTTTTAATTTTAGGTAATTGTTATTTTAACTTTTGTGCCCAAAGAATCTCAAACATAATTATTCTTGTTTTCACACTTCAGTTATCGTTCTGCCTCATAGGTATAAATACATTTCTTATATTATGTACTATTATCTACACATAAGAGCTTAATGAGACATACTATAAATTTGATATTTATATTAATATATTGAGAGGATGAAAAATTATGGCTCATAATTGTACTTTTTTAAGTTTGTTCACTTTAGCATTCTGTGATTCTTGTAAAACGGATTATGATATTGCGGATAAAGTTGAAGGTGCCATTAATAGTTTAACCGACGTTGATATTGCTAAGCAATTTGAGAGAATGCTTGAGATTAGTGATGCAACAGACGATGCAAATTGCAGATTTCTTAGTTTATTCACTTTAGTATTCTGCGACTGTAAAGAAGAAGATCCTAAACCTAAACCACCTTGGGTTAAGTAAATATATATCTATCGCTATTCTTTACTATTGAAAGAGTACTCAAATTCGGGTATTCTTTCATTTTGTCTAACATTTTTATCTTGATTTGAGACAAAATTTACATTTCTTTATCGAACTATATAATAGTTGAACTACTCACCACTTAGCTTCGCTTGAAGTGGGAGATTCCTACGAACACTATAGCGTAACCGCAAGTTATTTAGCAGGCTCTACGGGTAGTCCCTAGCCTGAAAGCAAAGCTTGTACGTTTACTCACACGCTCCCTACTTTAGCTTGGTTTTCGCAACTTCGGCGAGCGTGGGCGATGGAACGTTGAAGATTTTACGTTGCAGACGAATTCCTACAACAACCTCATATCTTCAGTTTTCAAAGAGCAATCTGTACAAGTATATTCTACCAATAGTTTTGGCTGACGCCAACCGACATTCATCTCACATCTACTCATTGGGCTTCGCCCTTCTCATTCCTTGAGGTGAGAGTCTTCTGCCGGAAAAAGATAAATGTAAAATTTTCACCCTCCTACTCATATGAATACGAGTAATTAAGTTGGAAATTCCTATCCGAGTACAAAATAAGTTATTCCCAATCATTTGTGAGGGCAGATAACTAGATTTTTTATAACTTATTTCTTTACTACACGAACATATTTTCGTATATAATAAGTATAGAGGTGATACGTTTGAAAGATCGAGGAATTATGAAATGGATGCCCGCATTTATACAACCTGAACATATGAAGATAATGAAAGAAGCAAAGGCTGATTATTATAAGGTGCGAAAGCCTGTTTTAGATGAGCATGAGATAGAGGAAATTAATAGTACCGTCCTAGAAGCTATGGAGTTTACACAAGAAGTGACTGTGACATATTTTGAGAACGGGGCTTTTAAGCCATGTATGGGATATATTCATTTTATAGATCAATTCCATAGGCATATTAGAGTAACCGATAAATTTGATGAAATACATATAATTAAATTTGAAAACATTATAAATGTACAAATAATATAACAATCATCATGATGTACCTAACAGAGTATATTCAAAAAAAATCTAACTATAAGGGTACATTTTATTTTGAGTAAGGATGTTCTTTTTAAATGACTGTTTTCGCATTAATTGTTTCTTTTCGTAATAAGAGCTAAACACGTACACAACTAGAGCTTGTAGCACCTTTTCTTCTGTACAACAATGAATAACATGTCAAATCACTTTTTTGTATAACATTAGCAGCACAGTTTACGAAAAGAGCCTTTCATAATTAGATTAAAACAGTTTGATTTGGTGCTAAAATGTAATTTGATATTATATTTTTAGAAATACAAATAGTAAACGTAATTCCAACACCAGCTGCAACTCCCTATCAATATTGTTTAGGATAAGATTGGAACGAGCTTTGGATTTCAAAAACAGCAGTTATAGTTCACTATAGAAATTGGCTAAGAATTGATCGGGAATTTATAACTATTCAACACATTTGTATCAAAAAAACTATAAAAAAAGCCGCCGATCAATTTCAGACGGCTTTTTTACCTTGCTTATAAGTACTTTAATATTTGTTCATATTCTCCTTTATCAATTTCCCCTTGAACATAACGTAGTTTTAATACATCTAATGGATTATTGACTTCTATGATTTTGTTTCCCTGTTTTAATAACAGTTAGCAAATCCAAAATTATGTTTTTGGCCATTGTTATTAATTAGATTAAATCACTCGTTTTCTAAAGATAGTAAAATATTATAATAGATAGTACTAGGTTTAACACCCGATCTCACCGCTTTACAGCTTAATAGTTTGTAAAATAGTTTGGAGTTCCTCATGTGTAATCTCACCTCGAGCATAACGCAACTTTGCAACCTCTTCTGCATCAATGGCTGTTGCATCCTGTTGATTATAAGGTGAAGCGGTTGTTTGTTGTTTCTTTTGATTTTTAAATATTAGAAGTAAAACTACTGTGATAAGACTCACCACAATAATTGTCATAAAAGAACTATTAAACATCATATCAAACTGGTTGAACCCTGATGTCATTCCATTATATCCATAAAACCCTCCATTACTACCTCCAAAGGATCCCATTTGTCCACCATTCATCATATTCGTTTCTCCTTTCCAATTTGTATAGTTTATAATAATTCTATTAATTTTTGATATTCTTCTGTAGAAATTTGACCTGATGCATATCTATAATCGACTACATCTTTAAGACCGTTAGTGCTGTTGGCTCTTTTTGATGGTATATTGCTTAAAAGCTTTTGTAGTTCACCAGTTTTATACAGATAAAAACTAATAGCCAAAATAAGTAATAAAAACATAGTATCATTCCTCCAATAATTATATTTTCGAACTTTTGCAGGTTAAAAGTAATTGACCTGCTATTATTAATGCAAACTCATTCCTCACTTATAGAATCTTTTTCTTGATTTGTTCAAATTCTTCATAGGTAATTTCACCTGCTGCAAGTCTAGACTTGGCAATTTCTATTGCATTAGAACTTGTTGCTGACGGATTTCTTTTTTTGGCAACCGGATATTGATTATTAATTACTAAATATATAAGATAGCCAATGATTAAAAAACCCAATATCATCATGAATGATCCTCCTCCATATCTTTGAGTATTTGACTTATTGATTTTTCTGTATTAACAGTATAGTGAAACATCTAATTGCCTCCTTGTTTTTTGTGTAAAATATGAAATTGTTTTCTTTACTTGCTCTTATTATAAGCAAAACTTGTAAAGATCTTATGAGCAACTTATGTGGAAGTTATGTAGGTTTAATTACTATTAACAAAAATGAAAGGAGCACGAATAAAAACAAAAAAAATTAAGTCAGTTGACTTAATCTCCTATTTCTATATTAGTACACATATTTAATACTAGTTTTTAAACTTACTGGACCTTAATGATTAAAAAATGATTTCTGAAAACTTTCAACTCTAAAATTTATTTTCAGGTGTTGTTATTAACTTTCTAACAATCCTGTAAATTTATATTATCCAAAGTTTTTCGGTTTATATCCATCATCTTTCCTACTATTTCATTCTCACTTCTTACATGTTTCAACAGGATAATTTCCCCATCCACATTACAGACTCTGCCCATTTTTTAGTCCTTTTACAGGATCAGTTATAGAGCAATATACACAAGTTGCTATAACATAATTAAAAGCACTGTCAGAAAAATCCATCTGTAGCGCATCCATTTCATCTAGCGTTAATTGATATGGTAGAGAAAGAGTATTTAGCTTCTTCTAGAACGTTTCCTTTTACATTTTTGAGTAAACCTTCCCTCCAACTCTCCTTTATCATCCTATCTATGGAATCGTATATCCCGAATATAACTCTCTTAATCGTTTCAGTCTTCATATCGATTCTCTCCTAGAAATATATTGGAGTAAATTTTGTTACTTAAAAAATTAAAAATTCAGAGCCACTATAGACAAAAGGAGTAAACTTGACGATATTGACCTTACTTTGTTGGGAACTGTATTTCTACAGTTGTCCCAACGTTTAATTGACTTGTAATTTTAATATCTCCTTGGTGTGCATCTACTAGCGCCTTGACAATTGATAACCCAATTCCCACTCCTCCCGTTTTCCGATCACGAGATTTATCACCTCGATAGAACCTTTCAAATAAGAATGGAAGGTCAACCTCACTTATTCCTTCTCCTTCATCTTTAATTATGAAAGCAATTTGATCAAGATTTACTTCTATATGAATAGAAACTGTTTTTCCTTGTGGTGTATATTGTAGGGCATTGTTCACTACATTAGTTAAGATTTGAATGATTTTATCACGATCTCCTGTAAACCATAATGGTTCTTCAGGCGATTCAATTTTTAAATCCACTCCTTTTTTCATAAATAATGGACTGAATTGATTTTTTATAAAAAATAAGAGTTTTTCAATCTCGATCTTTGTTTTATCTAATCTAATTTGTGGATTTTCCGCCGCTATTAATGTTTCTAATTCATTGACTAGACGAACTAACCTCATAAGTTCCTCATGACATTGCTCTAACCTCTTTAAGTCAGGCTCCCATACACCATCTTGAAATGCTTCAATATGACTTCTTAACGTTGCTAGTGGTGTTCTAAGCTCATGTGCAAAATTAGCTGTAAAT
This window of the Cytobacillus sp. IB215665 genome carries:
- a CDS encoding YolD-like family protein yields the protein MKDRGIMKWMPAFIQPEHMKIMKEAKADYYKVRKPVLDEHEIEEINSTVLEAMEFTQEVTVTYFENGAFKPCMGYIHFIDQFHRHIRVTDKFDEIHIIKFENIINVQII
- a CDS encoding SHOCT domain-containing protein, coding for MMILGFLIIGYLIYLVINNQYPVAKKRNPSATSSNAIEIAKSRLAAGEITYEEFEQIKKKIL